In Salinigranum marinum, one DNA window encodes the following:
- a CDS encoding sn-glycerol-3-phosphate ABC transporter ATP-binding protein UgpC: MSGVTFRDVKKMYGDVLAVENVDLEIQNGEFVSVLGPSGSGKSTVLRMVAGLESISEGEILIGDRVINDVHPRDRGIAMVFQNYALYPHMTVKENMSYGLRLTTDLPEDEISTRVTEAAEMLGISDHLEKKPANLSGGQQQRVATGRAIVREPDVFLMDEPLSNLDAKLKMHMRTELQRIQEDLDTTTIYVTHDQEEAMTMSDRIVIIANGTIQQVGTPDEIYNHPTNLFVADFIGSPAMNLFDVRLDGTTLVGDGFEYELSKELASEARSEATGDELVLGIRPEDLRIATESGPNTVETHVDVVEPVGSDNYVYVTLGGQECTVRAAADVRPSSGDSALVTFDESSAHLFDAASETNVLTGDGRVVEPPA, from the coding sequence ATGAGCGGAGTCACATTCAGAGACGTCAAGAAGATGTACGGCGACGTCCTCGCCGTCGAGAACGTCGATCTCGAGATCCAGAACGGGGAGTTCGTCTCCGTTCTCGGTCCCTCGGGGTCGGGGAAGTCGACCGTCCTCCGGATGGTCGCGGGACTGGAGAGCATCAGCGAGGGTGAGATCCTCATCGGGGACCGCGTTATCAACGACGTTCACCCGCGGGACCGTGGCATCGCGATGGTGTTCCAGAACTACGCGCTGTACCCGCACATGACTGTCAAGGAGAACATGTCGTACGGACTCCGTCTGACGACCGACCTCCCCGAGGACGAGATCAGCACGCGGGTCACGGAAGCCGCGGAGATGCTCGGGATCAGCGATCACCTGGAGAAGAAGCCGGCGAACCTCTCGGGCGGGCAACAACAGCGCGTCGCGACGGGCCGGGCCATCGTCCGCGAACCCGATGTGTTCCTGATGGACGAACCGCTGTCGAACCTGGACGCGAAGCTGAAGATGCACATGCGGACGGAGCTCCAGCGCATCCAGGAGGACCTCGATACGACGACGATCTACGTCACCCACGACCAGGAGGAGGCGATGACGATGTCCGACCGGATCGTCATCATCGCCAACGGGACTATCCAGCAGGTCGGGACCCCGGACGAGATCTACAACCACCCGACGAACCTGTTCGTCGCCGACTTCATCGGCAGTCCGGCGATGAATCTCTTCGACGTTCGCCTCGACGGGACGACGCTCGTCGGCGACGGGTTCGAGTACGAACTCTCCAAAGAACTCGCCAGTGAGGCCCGATCGGAAGCGACCGGGGACGAACTCGTCCTCGGGATCCGGCCGGAAGACCTCCGGATCGCCACCGAGTCCGGGCCGAACACCGTCGAGACGCACGTCGACGTGGTCGAGCCCGTCGGTTCGGACAACTACGTCTACGTGACCCTCGGTGGACAGGAGTGTACGGTCCGTGCGGCCGCCGACGTCCGACCCTCGTCCGGCGACTCGGCCCTCGTGACGTTCGACGAATCGAGCGCCCACCTGTTCGACGCCGCGAGCGAGACGAACGTGCTCACCGGGGACGGCCGGGTCGTCGAACCCCCAGCTTGA